From Anomalospiza imberbis isolate Cuckoo-Finch-1a 21T00152 chromosome 22, ASM3175350v1, whole genome shotgun sequence, a single genomic window includes:
- the GPATCH8 gene encoding G patch domain-containing protein 8 isoform X3: MGMGRMEMELDYAEDATERRRVLEVEKEDTEELRQKYKDYVDKEKAIAKALEDLRANFYCELCDKQYQKHQEFDNHINSYDHAHKQEGTRDYCPSGMIADVLKANPSNLGVQITRRLKDLKQREFARNVSSRSRKDERKQEKALRRLHELAEQRRQPECAPGSGPMFRTTTVAVDEEGGDDDDSAANSGSFVQTSSGQATEMTTDRGFLNTGQGTVPGQTPAQGGQAISFGIKSSLGTPLQKIGVSFSFAKKTPVKLETIASVFKDHVDESSSADGAKGDERGSSEAGSLQKSGEGEGTNNSDGKAEDDDQHDKDSGALASTLSKLKKMRREDGPTAVEPEYYHYIPPAHCKVKPNFQFLLFMKATEQTEAENVNKKNAHEVKKGTSPKPKPSKHTEKAAESTGQQKEQSTTETAVQQGKTEQKDIPENENTQESKHLPESNPPEPDTAKEAPPPASGCRDGSEGPKHPMGPFFPVLSKDESTTLQWPSELLIFTKAEPSVSYSCNPLYFDFKLSRNKDAKGKGAEKSKDPGGLCKDNSQSTEPGEVSKAKETESVGNSSAQKMENKSQSKQESGLGSIGKGEGEDSSKSITGKSKSGRSHKHKKKKKHKKSSRHKRKHKEEAEEKGRKVELGEEKPKKRKRHRHKKGKSSLLTESDRALKPELSEDCSHFQKKKRCSQESQRKSLSAEEGSSSKKEDGGNSCQEHGSKRHKAELQQVPGVRRRCPALSQARSGCRSQQSSGDDDSDEGSPGKHCRQKSPSQYSDDYDSGSEHSRSRSRSGRRHSSHRSYSTSSDASSEHSRYSHHRSYSDDSYSDYSDRSRCRSKRSQDSEDDSDYNSSNHRSKRRKYSSSEDDYSSSRSRSRSRSRSRTHPRGRSRSRSRGRSRSSSCSRSRSKRRSRSVTGRSWKRSRSYSRDRSRSTRSHSQRSLSRKGSRGHESPEERRSGRRDFIRSKIYRSQSPHYFRTGRGEGSLLKKEDGKGEDLKGSSSLSQNSSGSGTGRALEGDCSPEERNSVTAKLLLEKVQSRKVEKKPCVTDEMLSGANKVGIKLKDPPQGYFGPKLPPSLGNKPVLPLIGKLPTIRKPNSKRYEESGLERGEEQELSDAEDGSQGMEEGQLAGQSLLEDVVMVIQDKPLDEQKRDEASVEMPSLPLDAPALPECFGSGDLVMPHNFLSDPSDGDGLEPMDRGNQPVPVETSMMPLVPDVEHFPGYVPQSGEPSMEGDREGGEDSSLAPLESQPITFTPEEMEKYSKLQQAAQQHIQQQLLAKQVKAFPASAALAPAAPALQPIHIQQPAAASATSITTVQHAILQHHAAAAAAAIGIHPHPHPQPLAQVHHIPQPHLTPISLSHLTHSIIPGHPATFLASHPIHIIPASAIHPGPFTFHPVPHALYPTLLAPRPAAAAAATALHLHPLLHPIFSGQDLQHPPSHGT, encoded by the exons ATGGGCATGGGCCGGATGGAGATGGAG ctcGACTACGCCGAGGATGCCACGGAGCGGAGGCGAGTGCTGGAGGTGGAGAAGGAAGACACCGAGGAGTTGAGGCAGAAGTACAAG GATTATGTTGATAAAGAAAAGGCCATTGCCAAAGCTTTGGAAGACCTCAGAGCAAACTTCTACTGTGAACTCTGTGACAAGCAGTATCAGAAGCACCAGGAGTTTGACAACCACATAAACTCTTACGACCATGCTCACAAGCAG GAAGGAACTCGGGATTATTGTCCATCAGGGATGATAG CTGATGTATTGAAAGCAAACCCTTCTAATTTGGGAGTCCAGATCACAAGA AGGTTGAAAGATCTCAAGCAGAGGGAATTTGCTCGCAATGTGTCGTCGAGATCCCGGAAAGATGAGAGGAAGCAGGAGAAAGCCCTGCGGCGCCTGCACGAGCTGGCTGAGCAGAGGAGGCAGCCTGAGTG TGCTCCTGGAAGTGGGCCCATGTTCAGGACCACCACGGTGGCTGTGGACGAGGAAGGTGGAGACGACGATGATTCTGCAGCCAACAGCGGCTCCTTCGTCCAGACAAGCTCCGGCCAGGCCACAGAGATGACCACGGACAGAGGCTTCCTGAACACTGGACAAGGCACTGTGCCAGGCCAGACGCCTGCCCAGGGAGGACAGGCCATCAGTTTTGGCATTAAGAGCTCTCTGGGAACTCCGCTACAGAAGATCGGggtgtccttttcctttgccAAGAAGACCCCAGTGAAGCTGGAGACCATCGCTTCTGTTTTCAAGGACCACGTGGACGAGTCCAGTTCTGCAGACGGGGCAAAAGGTGATGAGAGGGGATCCTCGGAGGCTGGCAGCCTGCAGAAGTCTGGGGAGGGTGAAGGCACCAATAATTCTGATGGCAAGGCGGAGGATGATGACCAGCACGACAAGGACAGCGGGGCTCTGGCCAGCACCTTATCCAAACTGAAGAAGATGAGGCGAGAAGATGGACCAACAGCCGTGGAACCAGAATATTACCACTACATCCCCCCGGCCCACTGTAAAGTAAAGCCCAACTTTCAATTCCTGCTTTTCATGAAGGCTACTGAGCAAACGGAAGCGGAAAATGTGAACAAAAAAAACGCGCACGAAGTGAAAAAGGGGACTTctcccaaacccaaacccagcaaGCACACGGAAAAGGCTGCTGAGAGCACAGGACAGCAGAAGGAGCAGAGTACTACTGAAACTGCAGTTCAGCAGggcaaaacagaacaaaaagacATCCCAGAGAATGAAAATACCCAGGAGAGCAAGCACCTTCCAGAGAGCAATCCCCCTGAGCCAGACACTGCTAAAGaagctcctcctcctgcctcgGGCTGCAGAGATGGCTCTGAGGGACCAAAGCACCCCATGGGaccttttttccctgttctgAGTAAGGACGAGAGCACGACACTGCAGTGGCCTTCAGAGCTGCTCATCTTCACCAAAGCTGAGCCCTCTGTGTCATACAGCTGCAACCCCCTGTACTTCGACTTCAAGCTCTCCCGTAACAAGGATGCAAAAGGGAAAGGGGCAGAGAAATCCAAGGATCCAGGGGGGCTTTGTAAAGACAACTCTCAGAGCACAGAACCTGGTGAGGTGAGCAAAGCCAAGGAGACTGAAAGTGTAGGGAACAGTTCTGctcagaaaatggaaaacaaatccCAGAGCAAGCAGGAGTCTGGTCTGGGAAGCATTGGTAAGGGAGAGGGGGAGGACAGCAGTAAGAGTATAACGGGTAAGAGCAAATCTGGAAGGTCCCataaacacaaaaagaaaaagaagcacaaAAAGTCCAGCAGACACAAACGCAAACACAAGGAGGAAGCTGAGGAGAAGGGCCGGAAAGTTGAGCTGGGGGAAGAGAAACCCAAGAAACGGAAAAGGCACAGGCACAAAAAAGGTAAATCCTCCCTTTTGACAGAGTCAGATCGCGCGCTGAAACCTGAACTGTCTGAAGACTGCAGccatttccagaagaaaaagcGATGCTCCCAGGAGTCCCAGAGGAAATCCCTGTCTGCTGAGGAGGGAAGCAGCAGTAAAAAAGAAGACGGGGGTAATTCCTGCCAAGAGCACGGCAGCAAAAGGCAcaaggctgagctgcagcaggtgcCTGGTGTGAGGAGGCGCTGCCCGGCTCTGTCCCAGGCCCGGAGCGGCTGCCGGAGCCAGCAGAGCAGCGGGGACGATGACAGTGACGAGGGCTCCCCTGGCAAGCACTGCCGCCAGAAGTCCCCGTCGCAGTACAGCGATGACTACGACTCGGGCAGCGAGCACTCCCGCAGCCGCTCCCGCTCGGGCCGCAGGCACTCCTCACACAGGTCCTACTCCACCAGCTCGGACGCGTCCTCGGAGCACAGCCGCTACAGCCACCACAGGAGCTACTCAGACGACAGCTACAGCGACTACAGCGACCGCTCCCGCTGCCGCTCCAAGCGTTCCCAGGACTCGGAGGATGACTCGGACTACAACAGCTCAAACCACCGCTCGAAGCGGCGCAAATACTCCTCGTCGGAAGATGACTACAGCTCAAGCAGGAGCAGGTCCAGGAGTCGGAGCAGGAGCCGAACCCACCCTCGAGGCAGGTCGAGATCGAGGAGTCGGGGCAGGagccgcagcagcagctgcagccgcAGTCGGAGCAAGAGGAGGAGCCGCAGCGTGACAGGCCGCAGCTGGAAGCGCAGCCGCAGCTACAGCCGGGACCGCAGCCGCAGCACCCGCAGCCACTCGCAGAGGTCCCTGTCACGGAAGGGCTCGCGGGGCCACGAGAGCCCCGAGGAGCGAAGGTCTGGCAGAAGGGACTTCATTAGGTCCAAGATCTATCGCTCCCAGTCTCCTCACTACTTCCGGACAGGCCGAGGTGAAGGGTCGCTGCTGAAGAAGGAGGATGGCAAAGGAGAGGATCTGAAAGGATCTAGCTCCCTGTCCCAGAACAGCAGCGGCTCTGGCACGGGGCGGGCCTTGGAAGGGGACTGCAGTCCTGAGGAGAGGAACTCCGTCACCGCAAAGCTGCTCTTGGAAAAGGTGCAGTCCAGGAAGGTTGAGAAGAAGCCCTGTGTCACTGACGAGATGCTGTCAGGGGCAAACAAAGTGGGCATAAAGCTCAAAGATCCTCCCCAGGGGTACTTTGGCCCCAAACTGCCTCCTTCCTTAGGCAACAAACCAGTTCTGCCCTTAATTGGGAAGTTGCCAACTATTCGGAAACCAAACTCCAAAAGATACGAGGAGTCCGGCTTGGAGAGGGgcgaggagcaggagctgtcagatgcTGAGGATGGTTCCCAAGGCATGGAGGAGGGTCAGCTGGCCGGCCAATCTCTCCTGGAAGATGTGGTGATGGTAATTCAGGACAAACCTCTGGATGAGCAGAAACGTGACGAAGCCTCAGTGGAGATGCCGTCTCTTCCCCTGGACGCGCCGGCGCTCCCTGAGTGCTTTGGCTCCGGAGATCTGGTCATGCCACACAACTTCCTCTCAGATCCGAGCGATGGTGACGGCCTGGAGCCTATGGACAGGGGCAACCAGCCAGTCCCAGTGGAAACCAGTATGATGCCCTTAGTTCCAGATGTTGAGCACTTTCCTGGCTACGTGCCTCAGAGTGGGGAGCCGAGCATGGAAGGAGATCGGGAAGGGGGAGAAGATTCCTCTCTAGCCCCGCTGGAGAGCCAGCCCATCACCTTCACGCCCGAGGAGATGGAGAAGTACAGCAAGCTGCAGCAGGCCGcccagcagcacatccagcagcagctgctggccaaGCAAGTGAAGGCCTTCCCTGCCTCAGCCGCCCTGGCGCCGGCTGCGCCCGCGCTCCAGCCCATCCACATCCAGCAGCCAGCCGCGGCGTCGGCCACGTCCATCACGACGGTGCAGCACGCCATCCTGCAGCACCacgccgctgctgccgccgccgccatcgGCATCCACCCCCACCCGCACCCACAGCCCCTCGCTCAGGTCCACCACATCCCCCAGCCACACCTGACACCCATTTCCTTGTCCCACCTGACCCACTCGATTATTCCGGGGCACCCCGCCACGTTCCTGGCCAGCCACCCCATCCACATCATTCCGGCGTCTGCCATCCACCCGGGCCCCTTCACCTTCCACCCTGTCCCTCACGCTCTCTACCCAACCCTCCTGGCTCCGaggccagcagctgctgctgctgccactgccctgcACCTCCACCCCCTGCTGCACCCCATTTTCTCAGGACAGGACTTGCAGCATCCACCCAGCCACGGCACATGA
- the GPATCH8 gene encoding G patch domain-containing protein 8 isoform X1: protein MADRFSRFNEDRDFQGNHFDQYEEGHLEIEQASLDKPIESDNIGHRLLQKHGWKLGQGLGKSLQGRTDPIPIVVKYDVMGMGRMEMELDYAEDATERRRVLEVEKEDTEELRQKYKDYVDKEKAIAKALEDLRANFYCELCDKQYQKHQEFDNHINSYDHAHKQEGTRDYCPSGMIADVLKANPSNLGVQITRRLKDLKQREFARNVSSRSRKDERKQEKALRRLHELAEQRRQPECAPGSGPMFRTTTVAVDEEGGDDDDSAANSGSFVQTSSGQATEMTTDRGFLNTGQGTVPGQTPAQGGQAISFGIKSSLGTPLQKIGVSFSFAKKTPVKLETIASVFKDHVDESSSADGAKGDERGSSEAGSLQKSGEGEGTNNSDGKAEDDDQHDKDSGALASTLSKLKKMRREDGPTAVEPEYYHYIPPAHCKVKPNFQFLLFMKATEQTEAENVNKKNAHEVKKGTSPKPKPSKHTEKAAESTGQQKEQSTTETAVQQGKTEQKDIPENENTQESKHLPESNPPEPDTAKEAPPPASGCRDGSEGPKHPMGPFFPVLSKDESTTLQWPSELLIFTKAEPSVSYSCNPLYFDFKLSRNKDAKGKGAEKSKDPGGLCKDNSQSTEPGEVSKAKETESVGNSSAQKMENKSQSKQESGLGSIGKGEGEDSSKSITGKSKSGRSHKHKKKKKHKKSSRHKRKHKEEAEEKGRKVELGEEKPKKRKRHRHKKGKSSLLTESDRALKPELSEDCSHFQKKKRCSQESQRKSLSAEEGSSSKKEDGGNSCQEHGSKRHKAELQQVPGVRRRCPALSQARSGCRSQQSSGDDDSDEGSPGKHCRQKSPSQYSDDYDSGSEHSRSRSRSGRRHSSHRSYSTSSDASSEHSRYSHHRSYSDDSYSDYSDRSRCRSKRSQDSEDDSDYNSSNHRSKRRKYSSSEDDYSSSRSRSRSRSRSRTHPRGRSRSRSRGRSRSSSCSRSRSKRRSRSVTGRSWKRSRSYSRDRSRSTRSHSQRSLSRKGSRGHESPEERRSGRRDFIRSKIYRSQSPHYFRTGRGEGSLLKKEDGKGEDLKGSSSLSQNSSGSGTGRALEGDCSPEERNSVTAKLLLEKVQSRKVEKKPCVTDEMLSGANKVGIKLKDPPQGYFGPKLPPSLGNKPVLPLIGKLPTIRKPNSKRYEESGLERGEEQELSDAEDGSQGMEEGQLAGQSLLEDVVMVIQDKPLDEQKRDEASVEMPSLPLDAPALPECFGSGDLVMPHNFLSDPSDGDGLEPMDRGNQPVPVETSMMPLVPDVEHFPGYVPQSGEPSMEGDREGGEDSSLAPLESQPITFTPEEMEKYSKLQQAAQQHIQQQLLAKQVKAFPASAALAPAAPALQPIHIQQPAAASATSITTVQHAILQHHAAAAAAAIGIHPHPHPQPLAQVHHIPQPHLTPISLSHLTHSIIPGHPATFLASHPIHIIPASAIHPGPFTFHPVPHALYPTLLAPRPAAAAAATALHLHPLLHPIFSGQDLQHPPSHGT from the exons GGAGGACAGATCCCATCCCTATCGTTGTCAAGTATGATGTCATGGGCATGGGCCGGATGGAGATGGAG ctcGACTACGCCGAGGATGCCACGGAGCGGAGGCGAGTGCTGGAGGTGGAGAAGGAAGACACCGAGGAGTTGAGGCAGAAGTACAAG GATTATGTTGATAAAGAAAAGGCCATTGCCAAAGCTTTGGAAGACCTCAGAGCAAACTTCTACTGTGAACTCTGTGACAAGCAGTATCAGAAGCACCAGGAGTTTGACAACCACATAAACTCTTACGACCATGCTCACAAGCAG GAAGGAACTCGGGATTATTGTCCATCAGGGATGATAG CTGATGTATTGAAAGCAAACCCTTCTAATTTGGGAGTCCAGATCACAAGA AGGTTGAAAGATCTCAAGCAGAGGGAATTTGCTCGCAATGTGTCGTCGAGATCCCGGAAAGATGAGAGGAAGCAGGAGAAAGCCCTGCGGCGCCTGCACGAGCTGGCTGAGCAGAGGAGGCAGCCTGAGTG TGCTCCTGGAAGTGGGCCCATGTTCAGGACCACCACGGTGGCTGTGGACGAGGAAGGTGGAGACGACGATGATTCTGCAGCCAACAGCGGCTCCTTCGTCCAGACAAGCTCCGGCCAGGCCACAGAGATGACCACGGACAGAGGCTTCCTGAACACTGGACAAGGCACTGTGCCAGGCCAGACGCCTGCCCAGGGAGGACAGGCCATCAGTTTTGGCATTAAGAGCTCTCTGGGAACTCCGCTACAGAAGATCGGggtgtccttttcctttgccAAGAAGACCCCAGTGAAGCTGGAGACCATCGCTTCTGTTTTCAAGGACCACGTGGACGAGTCCAGTTCTGCAGACGGGGCAAAAGGTGATGAGAGGGGATCCTCGGAGGCTGGCAGCCTGCAGAAGTCTGGGGAGGGTGAAGGCACCAATAATTCTGATGGCAAGGCGGAGGATGATGACCAGCACGACAAGGACAGCGGGGCTCTGGCCAGCACCTTATCCAAACTGAAGAAGATGAGGCGAGAAGATGGACCAACAGCCGTGGAACCAGAATATTACCACTACATCCCCCCGGCCCACTGTAAAGTAAAGCCCAACTTTCAATTCCTGCTTTTCATGAAGGCTACTGAGCAAACGGAAGCGGAAAATGTGAACAAAAAAAACGCGCACGAAGTGAAAAAGGGGACTTctcccaaacccaaacccagcaaGCACACGGAAAAGGCTGCTGAGAGCACAGGACAGCAGAAGGAGCAGAGTACTACTGAAACTGCAGTTCAGCAGggcaaaacagaacaaaaagacATCCCAGAGAATGAAAATACCCAGGAGAGCAAGCACCTTCCAGAGAGCAATCCCCCTGAGCCAGACACTGCTAAAGaagctcctcctcctgcctcgGGCTGCAGAGATGGCTCTGAGGGACCAAAGCACCCCATGGGaccttttttccctgttctgAGTAAGGACGAGAGCACGACACTGCAGTGGCCTTCAGAGCTGCTCATCTTCACCAAAGCTGAGCCCTCTGTGTCATACAGCTGCAACCCCCTGTACTTCGACTTCAAGCTCTCCCGTAACAAGGATGCAAAAGGGAAAGGGGCAGAGAAATCCAAGGATCCAGGGGGGCTTTGTAAAGACAACTCTCAGAGCACAGAACCTGGTGAGGTGAGCAAAGCCAAGGAGACTGAAAGTGTAGGGAACAGTTCTGctcagaaaatggaaaacaaatccCAGAGCAAGCAGGAGTCTGGTCTGGGAAGCATTGGTAAGGGAGAGGGGGAGGACAGCAGTAAGAGTATAACGGGTAAGAGCAAATCTGGAAGGTCCCataaacacaaaaagaaaaagaagcacaaAAAGTCCAGCAGACACAAACGCAAACACAAGGAGGAAGCTGAGGAGAAGGGCCGGAAAGTTGAGCTGGGGGAAGAGAAACCCAAGAAACGGAAAAGGCACAGGCACAAAAAAGGTAAATCCTCCCTTTTGACAGAGTCAGATCGCGCGCTGAAACCTGAACTGTCTGAAGACTGCAGccatttccagaagaaaaagcGATGCTCCCAGGAGTCCCAGAGGAAATCCCTGTCTGCTGAGGAGGGAAGCAGCAGTAAAAAAGAAGACGGGGGTAATTCCTGCCAAGAGCACGGCAGCAAAAGGCAcaaggctgagctgcagcaggtgcCTGGTGTGAGGAGGCGCTGCCCGGCTCTGTCCCAGGCCCGGAGCGGCTGCCGGAGCCAGCAGAGCAGCGGGGACGATGACAGTGACGAGGGCTCCCCTGGCAAGCACTGCCGCCAGAAGTCCCCGTCGCAGTACAGCGATGACTACGACTCGGGCAGCGAGCACTCCCGCAGCCGCTCCCGCTCGGGCCGCAGGCACTCCTCACACAGGTCCTACTCCACCAGCTCGGACGCGTCCTCGGAGCACAGCCGCTACAGCCACCACAGGAGCTACTCAGACGACAGCTACAGCGACTACAGCGACCGCTCCCGCTGCCGCTCCAAGCGTTCCCAGGACTCGGAGGATGACTCGGACTACAACAGCTCAAACCACCGCTCGAAGCGGCGCAAATACTCCTCGTCGGAAGATGACTACAGCTCAAGCAGGAGCAGGTCCAGGAGTCGGAGCAGGAGCCGAACCCACCCTCGAGGCAGGTCGAGATCGAGGAGTCGGGGCAGGagccgcagcagcagctgcagccgcAGTCGGAGCAAGAGGAGGAGCCGCAGCGTGACAGGCCGCAGCTGGAAGCGCAGCCGCAGCTACAGCCGGGACCGCAGCCGCAGCACCCGCAGCCACTCGCAGAGGTCCCTGTCACGGAAGGGCTCGCGGGGCCACGAGAGCCCCGAGGAGCGAAGGTCTGGCAGAAGGGACTTCATTAGGTCCAAGATCTATCGCTCCCAGTCTCCTCACTACTTCCGGACAGGCCGAGGTGAAGGGTCGCTGCTGAAGAAGGAGGATGGCAAAGGAGAGGATCTGAAAGGATCTAGCTCCCTGTCCCAGAACAGCAGCGGCTCTGGCACGGGGCGGGCCTTGGAAGGGGACTGCAGTCCTGAGGAGAGGAACTCCGTCACCGCAAAGCTGCTCTTGGAAAAGGTGCAGTCCAGGAAGGTTGAGAAGAAGCCCTGTGTCACTGACGAGATGCTGTCAGGGGCAAACAAAGTGGGCATAAAGCTCAAAGATCCTCCCCAGGGGTACTTTGGCCCCAAACTGCCTCCTTCCTTAGGCAACAAACCAGTTCTGCCCTTAATTGGGAAGTTGCCAACTATTCGGAAACCAAACTCCAAAAGATACGAGGAGTCCGGCTTGGAGAGGGgcgaggagcaggagctgtcagatgcTGAGGATGGTTCCCAAGGCATGGAGGAGGGTCAGCTGGCCGGCCAATCTCTCCTGGAAGATGTGGTGATGGTAATTCAGGACAAACCTCTGGATGAGCAGAAACGTGACGAAGCCTCAGTGGAGATGCCGTCTCTTCCCCTGGACGCGCCGGCGCTCCCTGAGTGCTTTGGCTCCGGAGATCTGGTCATGCCACACAACTTCCTCTCAGATCCGAGCGATGGTGACGGCCTGGAGCCTATGGACAGGGGCAACCAGCCAGTCCCAGTGGAAACCAGTATGATGCCCTTAGTTCCAGATGTTGAGCACTTTCCTGGCTACGTGCCTCAGAGTGGGGAGCCGAGCATGGAAGGAGATCGGGAAGGGGGAGAAGATTCCTCTCTAGCCCCGCTGGAGAGCCAGCCCATCACCTTCACGCCCGAGGAGATGGAGAAGTACAGCAAGCTGCAGCAGGCCGcccagcagcacatccagcagcagctgctggccaaGCAAGTGAAGGCCTTCCCTGCCTCAGCCGCCCTGGCGCCGGCTGCGCCCGCGCTCCAGCCCATCCACATCCAGCAGCCAGCCGCGGCGTCGGCCACGTCCATCACGACGGTGCAGCACGCCATCCTGCAGCACCacgccgctgctgccgccgccgccatcgGCATCCACCCCCACCCGCACCCACAGCCCCTCGCTCAGGTCCACCACATCCCCCAGCCACACCTGACACCCATTTCCTTGTCCCACCTGACCCACTCGATTATTCCGGGGCACCCCGCCACGTTCCTGGCCAGCCACCCCATCCACATCATTCCGGCGTCTGCCATCCACCCGGGCCCCTTCACCTTCCACCCTGTCCCTCACGCTCTCTACCCAACCCTCCTGGCTCCGaggccagcagctgctgctgctgccactgccctgcACCTCCACCCCCTGCTGCACCCCATTTTCTCAGGACAGGACTTGCAGCATCCACCCAGCCACGGCACATGA